GTTGACGAGTCCAACCGATGTAAGGTTCGATAAATCAGAATTAGTGGCTGCATGGTCAGTTGTTTGTCACTTCTTTGTCACCATCTCCGACTCCTATCATCCATCATCAAATCTTGGTTAGGCCTTTTTATACCAGTTCGTGATGCAGGAGGCACTATACTACTTTACTCCTAGTAGTCACTTGTGATGATGGTGATTCATCGTACACCCCACCGTCATCTTGTTGCACCTTCAACGTCTGAGAAATTGGACAATGTGGTCGTCtgcttctttctttatttttaggcggagagagagagagagaggagtcacTTCCGAAGAGAAATTTATGATCATGATGTGAAAGCAAAGATAGATAGCCAGATTACACAGCAGTATATTAGAAGATGAGATCAATGCCTTGGATGATAAGAGCGTCGGCCAACACGCTGTTCGCCGCCTCCGAGGGATGGAAGCTGTCCCAGAACACGTACCCCGTGGCGTTGCCGCATGTCCCCGGGGACGCTGCATTGCACAGCAGCGACGTCTCGATCGTCCCCGTCCCGCAGCACGCCCTCCGTGCTTCCAAGAAACCTTTGCCATCCACAACTTTACAGGTCATTCGCCTTCATGCGCCCAAGAAACTACCATGCAATGGGCGGAGGAGGAGATGCGTACCACCGTCTGCGGGGTTGCGGATCAGCTTCAGCAGAGGGCCGTAGACGTCGAAGACGACCAGCTTCAGGTCGGCGTGGTTCCTTTTGAGGGCCCGAGCTGCTGCGTCGAGTTTCTCGTTGAAGGCCACCGCATCGTCGTTGAGCCGCGCCACGCAGGcatcgccgtcgccgccgccgaacAGCGTGATGGCCGCCGGAAGACAGCCGATGGGTGGCAGCGACGTGACCCCGATCCGTCTTGCTCCCATGTCGTGCAGCTCCTGATCCATGGAGGAGTTCATCGTGAATGCTGGTAACCAGAGATCAAAACAATAACAGGAACTACCGGCTTTCTTTGCATAAGAAGGTGATCTCCGATAGTTTGCATGAAAAGACGGAAGCACAAGGAGTAGATGTGGCTACGTGAATGCTTTCATCTTAACATCAAGAAGAGACCTGAACAAAGGTGGTAAAAGACTGCAGCAGCAAGCCGGAGAACTGATCCGGGCTATAAATCGCACGGAGCAAGGGATTGATGTAGTAGTTCTGAAGGAAGTCGCTGCTTCCGGCGCTCAGCACGTAGATGGAATCCGCGAACAGCGCCGTCGCGGTCGCCTTTCCCGCGATGCTCTTCACCTTCGCCTGGTACTGCTCGAAGTATCGCAGCTGCCGTGTCAGAGAGACTGCTTGCTGCCAAAAAGACACGGCCATCGCCTAATCATTCCGGCCTCTGCAACATGACAAGGATTCAGGAAGCCACTCACATAGAGACTTGCTGTAGCATCCAAGTATCCAGAAGACGCAGAGGCGAAGTTGGCACCGTTCAAGAGGTTGTTTCCTGTAGCCTCCTTGCTGAGATAGGCCGGTGGGTGTGACGTGAATCCAAGGACCTCGACTGCAGATTGTGTATGTAAAGTTCACAGAAAGACTTGCAGTAATGAAAAGAAAGAATGGAGAGGAAGAGTCGGATGCATACCAACAAAGTCGGTGACAAGCTTGCCATTGCAAAACCTTCCGGTTGGTGAGTGGTGGGGAAAGTCTCTGCCGTAGGGGGGGAAGTCGGCCTTGACGAGAGTGAGGAGGTGGTTGTTGTTGCCGACGTCGACGGTCGAGTCGCCGAAGATGATGACACCAGGGACCAGCCCCTGCCCTTCTGACACCCCCACCAGCCCGACTAACACTTGAACAGCAGCTACCAGAATCGGAACCATGGCTGCACTGCacttgttcttctcttcttcctcgccaAGCGCCGGTGGTGGCGCGGAGATGACGGGGGGCGATGAGGAGGTGGAAAAGTTAGAGATGAGTGGGGCACTTAAGAAGTGGAGTGTGAGGAGTATACCTGGGGATGGCACTCGTAAAAAGCAAAAGTGGGCTTTGGTGTCTTCAACAGGTCAGTGATTGAGGCGGCCACCAACCGCTCCTCCATTTCCTCTTTCCCTCGAAGCTGTATGCTGATTTCAAATGACAAAAGATAATAGTGGCTGAAGCATAACCTCATCTGAGAGAGTGATTCCGTTGTCATCCTTTTGATTGTTAATGCTAAAGATATGAGCTCCTGCTTTCATCATCAGGCTTCACAGTTTTCGAGTCTCTGCAACACTTCTGATGTGAACTACTCACTCCATTCTAATCATTTCAGATATTGTTCAGATGGTATATGAAGAGTACAGATGAGTATATCAATGAGGTAATACATCAACCTTTCTTTCAAGTTTCTGCTACACTTTTGTTATGAACTACTCACACTTTATGCTTCGCATACTAATCATTTCGGATGGTATATGAAGAATACAGATGAGCATATAGATGAGGTGATACATCAACAATTTACTCAGTTCTAAGTTGAGTTTGAAGGTACCGGTAAGGTTACTGCAGGAATCAGCCTCTGATCTCATATTGCATGATCTTGTCCCAGAGTGTGCATCAAGCTAACCTTCTAAGACAGTCCAAAATTGCACACCATGGTAAAGCCCCACATGAAATCATTAATACCACCAAAAGTATCAAACTTCACAATATACTGTGTATAAGGATGCCCATGATTCTATTTCCTTGAAATCAAAATGCCCAAATTGCACCATCGAAAACACAGGTTGATGAAAGTGATAATTATGAGTTATGGGCATAGCAGAACCTCATGCATCATATGAGGAGAGCCACATATCCACATAAAGAAGGATCAGAGAGACCAAATAAAAGTTGCAAACCAGCGGAGATCTGAACCTTCTTCGATAAAACGGAAACAAAAGAGGAAATTGGCGTAGCTTGAAATTGAAAGACCCAACAACCAACAATGGGGGCATGCACTTTCAGCCTTCAATAAGCTTCGCACCCGACCTGTGCAACCATTAAATTGTGAGGCTACAGGCAGAAAGGAAACATGGCAAGAAGGATGAAACGGCTGTTTGCGACTGCACATACCCAAATGGACTTTGCTTGATAGCCAGAAGTTCAACATCCAACTGCGAATGTTATGATAAGAAAGTCAAAAAGGTGACTGAATCATTCTAAGAATGATTAAAGAAACACTGGTATGCCTTCACCTTACCAATTAGAGATATGATTGTGTAAATATGTCCAGGGAACTTGCTATTAGTTTTGCCTTCAAGTTTCATATCGAAAATCATTTCCTAGAACTTTATGTGATTTATATCATTCTTAAGGATTTATTTTTTTGGACATATCACAAGGAAAGAATAGATAATTAGCTTGATGGCTTCAAATGGGATTTTCTGCTAACCTCAATTGTCGCATTTGGAGGGATCTCTTGGACTCCTTTACTTCCATAAGCCAGCTCAGGAGGAACTATCAACAATCTCTGAAGTTTATGTAACCATTAGTTAGTAAATGAACCAAAAGCACTCAGAAACCATTTCGAGTATACTGATTGAACAGAATCAATTACCAAAGGCTGTCAATTTTCTTAAACTCCAGAAGCTTGATCATAAATTGCTTTCCAAAGGAAAGGAGATTAGGTCCAAAAATATGTTTAATTAAACATCTGTTTGGTTGAGTCTACTAGTCTACAATCTTTGTTTCCCCATTGTCTACCCTTTTTTTTTGTCATCATTGAGGACATTATCAATTTCTCAAACTGAAATGAAGACATGACCCAAAGTTCCAAGAATATAGATTGTACGAGAATAAGAGTTAccatctaacaaaaaaaaaaaaaaagagggcctCCTATGTATATAACCAGAAACCGATAAAAAAATGCACAGAAGCAGAGCTTAAAGTTACAAACTTCCAAGTCAAGATAAACAAATTCATGAGAACGATTATCATGCACCCAAATATCAAGCAAGACTAAACCAACTGAACTATTACATTAGCTGATTAGTCAAACAGTTTGCTTTTGTATTATATATGATATTGataaatgaattattattttaagGCCAATGGTGGTTTTAGTCACTCATAGCAGTAATTTTTAGGACACCATATAGGGAAAGAAATAAACAACCTCACTATATTTAGTGGTAAGGTATGGTTTAGTCAGATAGCATATATTGTCCCTCCCTAAAACCTGCATTGGTACGAACCTGGGCACATGTAAAATGAGAAAACTATTGAGTTCTCAAGCTTATCTAAAATTAACTCCATGCGGATCACTTCTGATAAAATGGAATGCAATTATTCAAGGATCCAGAAGATACACATTCTACAATCTTGTAAGGTAAAAACTATATGGTTGTCCATATTCCAGCAAAAAGGTATAAGTGCACAGAAATCATTTTGAACGAGTAAGATAATTAAATTAAACAACAGGAAATACAGACCTGGCCTCCCACTCTCATTCCTTCGACCCCCAAATCTAAACCTTTCAGGACAGCTCCTCTCTCAGATTGACCAACATCAAAAGCATAGGGCTGCAATTAGTGATGCTTTAGTCATTCATCACTACATAAAATTGTAGGTAAACTAATCAGATGCAAATATTTGTAGTAGCATAAAATTTCCTATAGGTTTTGTCACTTCCAACTCAAACTACCGAAAAAAAAAGCATAGAAGAACTAAAAAAAAGCATCATATTTATTGTGTTTTGTCACAATACACAGATACGGATGGCAGTTACTATAATGTATCAATTGTCAAAGAACTAAAAGCATAGAAGAGTTGCAAAGAGTACCGTTCCACCAGTGACACCAAGCCCTTGCCTACTCGTCATAAATGTTATGCCCTTCCATTTGGCGACATAATGTAACTGCAGTGAGAAATTTAACTTTCATTCATCTTGTAAAAAACTAAAAGCATGCAGCATAAAAGGAAATCGGAAGGACGAGATGAAGAAATAAAGTGtgaatcttttatttctagtctaAATAGCATCATATAAGCAGGTTGGATATCTGAAATTTAGAAGGCTGACATGAACAAAATGATGTGAACTGATTGAATGAGCAATAAATTACATGCAATGTTTTATATAGATTCGAAACTTCCAAGAGATAAATAGAAGCTTCAGTAGTTCATTTAGGCCACTTTGCTAAGAAAGTGAATCACATATGGCCCTTAACATGTGTGCAGATCCCATACTTTAAATAGATATTAAATAACATCCATATTAGATGCTGCGAAACAGTAGAATGGCATGATGCTTCAAGGCTCTCAAGACAGAAACCTAGTTAGAAGTAATGCACGGGGACTGTATAGAAAGAGCTCAAGAGCAACTATCATCTAAAAGGTGTGTTAAAGCAAGCTATATTATCCTTATTAAAAGATTAACCTCAACAAACTTGCATGTTCCAACCATATAAACTATTTGAATATTGACAAGACATATATTAAGAGAAAACTTTTAAGTCTAGTTCCACAGATTTATTAAAAGATAATGTCAATACACAATTACTGGATATGCTTGACAATCAAGCTTCTATTCTGACATAGTACAGCTCAATAATGTACAGCTCAATACACAATTACGCATGTCTTGATTTGCTGACAACTTCCCTTTAGAATATATGATTAAACATGTATACCACGAGAATAAGAACAAGGTTTTCTTCCACAGATCTATTAAAATAGAATGTCAATATTCA
This Musa acuminata AAA Group cultivar baxijiao chromosome BXJ1-2, Cavendish_Baxijiao_AAA, whole genome shotgun sequence DNA region includes the following protein-coding sequences:
- the LOC103975710 gene encoding GDSL esterase/lipase At5g03810: MVPILVAAVQVLVGLVGVSEGQGLVPGVIIFGDSTVDVGNNNHLLTLVKADFPPYGRDFPHHSPTGRFCNGKLVTDFVVEVLGFTSHPPAYLSKEATGNNLLNGANFASASSGYLDATASLYQAVSLTRQLRYFEQYQAKVKSIAGKATATALFADSIYVLSAGSSDFLQNYYINPLLRAIYSPDQFSGLLLQSFTTFVQELHDMGARRIGVTSLPPIGCLPAAITLFGGGDGDACVARLNDDAVAFNEKLDAAARALKRNHADLKLVVFDVYGPLLKLIRNPADGGFLEARRACCGTGTIETSLLCNAASPGTCGNATGYVFWDSFHPSEAANSVLADALIIQGIDLIF